A segment of the Synechococcus sp. MEDNS5 genome:
TACCAAGAGGTGTTCGGCGAGGATTTCTATCTTGAGATCCAGGATCACGGCTCTCCCGAAGACCGCATCGTGAATGTGGAGATCGTCAAGATCGCCCATGAGCTCGGAATTCAGGTGGTGGCCACGAACGATGCCCACTACCTAACCAGCAATGATGTGGAAGCCCATGACGCCCTTCTCTGTGTGCTCACGGGCAAGCTGATCAGCGACGAGAAACGCCTTCGTTACACCGGCACTGAATATCTCAAGAGTGAAGAGGAGATGGGTCGGTTGTTTGCCGATCACCTCGATCCTGCTGTGGTGCAGGAAGCGATTGCCAACACCGTGTCCGTGGCGGAGAAAGTCGAGGAGTACGACATTCTTGGTCGCTACCAGATGCCCCGCTTTCCGATTCCGGAGGGGCATACGCCGGTCACCTATCTACGCGAAGTGACTGAGCAGGGTCTGCGTGACCGGCTTGGATTGTCCAGCAACGACGCGATCGATGAGACCTATGCCGATCGTCTCGCCCATGAACTTCAGATCATGGAGCAGATGGGATTTCCGACCTACTTCCTTGTGGTGTGGGATTACATCCGTTTCGCGAGAGATCAGGGGATTCCTGTCGGTCCAGGCCGCGGCTCTGCTGCTGGCTCGCTGGTGGCTTACGCCCTTGGAATCACCAATATCGACCCGGTGAGTAATGGCTTGCTGTTTGAGCGCTTCTTGAACCCGGAACGCAAGTCGATGCCTGATATCGACACCGACTTCTGCATTGAACGCCGGGGCGAGGTGATCGATTACGTCACGCGCCGTTATGGCGAGGAAAAAGTGGCGCAGATCATCACGTTCAACCGGATGACGTCGAAGGCTGTGCTCAAGGATGTGGCCAGGGTGCTGGATATTCCCTACGGCGATGCCGACCGCCTGGCGAAGCTCATCCCAGTGGTTCGCGGAAAACCAGCCAAGCTCAAGGCCATGATCGGTGATGAGTCGCCGAACCCTGAATTCAAGGAGAAGTACGACAAGGACCCTGTCGTACAACGTTGGGTTGATATGGCCATGCGCATTGAGGGCACCAACAAGACGTTCGGTGTGCACGCTGCCGGTGTGGTGATTGCCGCGGATCCCCTTGATGAGCTGGTCCCTCTGCAGCGCAACAACGACGGTCAGGTGATCACCCAGTACTTCATGGAGGACGTGGAGTCGATGGGTCTCCTCAAGATGGATTTCCTGGGTCTCAAAAACCTCACAATGATCGACAAGACCCTTGAGCTTGTTGCCCAGAGCACTGGGGAGCGGATTGATCCCGATCAGCTCCCTCCCCAGGATCAGGGAACCTTTGATCTCCTGGCCAGGGGTGACCTTGAAGGCATTTTTCAGCTGGAGTCGACCGGGATGCGTCAGATCGTGCGCGATCTCAAACCGTCTTCTCTGGAGGATATTTCCTCAATCCTGGCGCTGTATCGCCCAGGACCCCTCGATGCCGGCCTGATTCCCAAGTTCATCAACCGGAAGCACGGACGGGAGGCGATTGACTTCGCTCACAGCACCCTTGAGCCGATTCTCAGCGAAACCTACGGAATCATGGTGTATCAGGAGCAGATCATGCGCATCGCCCAGGATCTTGCGGGTTACTCCCTGGGGGAAGCCGACCTTCTGCGCCGGGCCATGGGCAAGAAAAAGGTGTCGGAGATGCAGAAGCATCGGGGCATTTTTGTGAAGGGTGCCTCCGAGCGCGGTGTCGACGACAAGGTGGCCGATGAACTCTTCGACCAGATGGTGCTCTTCGCTGAATACTGCTTCAACAAGAGTCATTCCACGGCCTATGGGGCGGTGACTTATCAGACCGCCTATCTCAAGGCGCACTATCCGGTGGCTTACATGGCTGCGCTGCTCACGGTGAATGCCGGTGCCAGTGACAAGGTGCAGCGTTACATCTCCAACTGCAACGCGATGGGCATTGAGGTGATGCCTCCGGATGTCAACGCATCAGGCACCGACTTCACCCCCCGCGATCAACGCATCCTGTTCGGCCTCTCCGCGGTGCGCAATCTTGGCGACGGAGCGATCCGTGCCCTGATTCGTTCTAGAGATGCGGATGGACCTTTTGAGTCCCTCGCCGATCTGTGCGATCGCGTGCCCTCCAGCGTGATCAATCGCCGCAGCCTCGAATCACTGATTCACTGCGGTGCGATGGATGCCCTTGAGCCAGAGGCCAACCGTGCCCAGTTAATCGCTGATCTCGATCTGCTTCTGGACTGGGCGAATTCCCGTGCCAGGGATCGCGCCAGTGGTCAGGGCAATCTCTTCGATCTGATGGCAGGTTCTGCAGACGGGGATGCCGAGGCTCCATCTGACCTCAGCCTGGCGCCCAAAGCTGCGCCGGTGAAGGACTATCACCCCAGTGAAAAGCTCAAGCTTGAGAAAGATTTGGTTGGGTTCTACCTCTCTGACCATCCGCTCAAGCAGCTCACCCCTCCGGCCCGACTGCTGGCTCCGATCGGGCTCGCTGGCCTCGAGGAGCAAGCGGATAAGGCCAAGGTGAGTGCGATTGCCATGGTGAGCGAAATGCGTCAGGTGACGACGCGAAAGGGTGACCGCATGGCGGTGCTTCAACTGGAGGATCTCACTGGTTCCTGTGAGGCGGTGGTCTTTCCCAAGAGTTACGCACGGCTTGCGGATCATCTGATTGCCGAAGCCCGCCTGCTGGTTTGGGCCGCTGTTGATCGCCGCGACGAGCGTGTCCAGCTGATTGTGGATGACTGCCGCGCCATCGATGATTTGCGCCTGTTAATGGTGGAGCTGGATGCCGATCAGGCCAGTGATGTGGCTGTTCAGCACAAGCTGAGGGAATGCCTGCAGGCGTATCGTCCCGATCAGGATGAACTCGGCGTGCGCGTGCCGGTGGTGGCCGCCGTGCGACGGGGCTCGGATGTGCGCTATGTGCGCTTGGGGCCCCAATTCTGCGTTCGGGATGTTGCAGCTGCACAGAAGCATCTCTTGGAAAGCTCCTTCCGGGTCAGTTGCAGTGATCCGCTGTTGGTTTGAAATTTGGTCTGAAAACGAGGCATTGAAGCGAGTGATTTCAACTCTGCTTCTGGGCTCGAATCGAACTGCGCAGTCTCTGCAAGTTGGGTTTGATGTGTTCGATGCCAAGCAGCGTTCCGGGTTGGGGTTCCCAGCTCGCTGACAACACTCCGAAACTCAGCCCGACCAGGCCAAGAAGAAAGAACAAGCCGGATGTGACCAGAGTGATTCCTGGGGGGATGTCAAGAATGCCCCGACTCACCAGCACGTAGCTGCCAACAAAAACACCCATCCCCATCAGGGAAGGTAAACCGGTCGCGATGGCCACCCTGCGGGCCATGCGATTGGCCACATTTTTGGGAATCGGTTGATTGACAGAAGGGCTGGGTTCCGACCGGCGCGGTTCAAACGGTAGGGGATCGCGTCGTTCGGCCATGACTCAGTAAATAACTGGAACCGCGGATCAGCCGCGGATGCCCAGTTTGGCGATCAAGTCGCTGTAACGCTTCTCGCTCTTGCCTCGCACGTAGCCGAGCAGGCGCTTGCGCCGGCCGATCATCTTCAGAAGACCCTGACGGGATGAGAAGTCGTGGATGTTCTGCTGTAGGTGGCTGCTCAGCTTCGAGATGCGCTCTGTGAGCATGGCCACCTGAACCTCAGCCGATCCAGTGTCGGTGGCGTGAGTCTGATGAGCGTTGATCAGTTCTTGCTTTTCGGTGGTATCGAGCGACATGCGCGGCGTCTGGCCCTGACAGTGCAAACAAACAATTTACTCTGCCGCGGGGCCCTAAGCGGATTGACTTAACCACTTCAGGCTTGCCCGTAACCAGGCGTCACCGTCATCCTCTGCAGGAACCTCGGTTCCTGAGGCCACGGCTCGCATGGCCCTGCGGATTTCAAGATCCTCATACCCCAGCGTTTCGAGGGTGATCTGAAGTTCCTTCAGGCATGGTTCGCCGAGAGGAACCTCCTTCACGTCGCTGCGGTCCACCAGGGACAGGCTCGGTTCCTGCAATGGTGCCCAGGCACCGAGGCGATCACGCAGTTCCACCGCGATCCGCTCAGCGGTGCGTTTGCCCACACCCTGCGCCTGGGTGAGGCGTTTCAGGTCACCATCAACGATCGCAGCCACGAGCTCTTCAACGCGGCAACAATCGAGTAAGGCCAGTGCCATCTGCGGACCAACCCCGTTGACGCCGATGAGGGTTCGGAACAGATCGCGTTCCTGTTGTTCGCAGAATCCGAACAGGGTGGATCCATCGTCCCGCTGCACCTGGTGCACCCAGAGCGTGCAGCCGCTGCCATCCACTAGCTGGTTCTGATCTCTGGAGGTGAGCTGCACCTCGTAGCCGACTCCGCCGCAGGCGATCACCACCCCACGTCGACCACCCTGCTCCCAGCTCTGGATCCTTTCCCCCTGAAGCCAGCCGATCATGGGAGAGTTCCTGTTGAAGCCATGCTGCCTGATCTGTCGAGCCTGTCCTCCATGCACGTGCCGTTTCGTCGCTGGCTCCGGACTGCGGCGTCGGTGCTGGTTTTTTTGATTATCAGTGCCGGCCTGTCTGCATGCGTTGCTTCGGATCAGCCTCCCCGCTCCGTGCTGCTGAGTGCGCTGGGCCAGCAGATCCAGCTCACGCAGACGTCCATCGCCCGTTCCCTCGATCTGGAGGCGGCCGGTGTTCCCGAGGTGAGCAGAGTGCGGCTTGAAGATCAGGATGCGATCCGCATCGGTGAGCAGAAAGGCGTGCATCTCACCGGTCGCTTCGACTGGCGGCTGCCCGGAGATGCCGTCAAGGTCGATAGTGCGTTCGAGCTGTACCTCGAACGGGGTGAACGGGGTGAAAGCTGGCGTCTGGCGATTCCCAGCGGGTCTGACGATGGTGCATCCCAGGCCTGGATCACCTATCCCCTCGCCATCGACTGACGGGCACTCAGGCTGATCAGTGTGGCTCCGAGAACGCAAAGCGCTCCAACAATCACTGTTCCTGTGATCGGCTCTGCGAAGAAGAGCACACCCCAGAGCGTGGCAAACACCACTTGGACGTAATTGATCGATGTGGCGCGTGCTGCTGGCAGTGCTGCTAGCCCCTGGGTGAGCCAGATCTGACCCATCTGGGTCAAAAGACCGACCCCGACGAGCCAGACCCAGTCCATGCCACTTGGGAGGACCAGGCGGTTCACAAGGAGCGGCAGCGTTGCTGGCACAGAAACCAGGGGGAAATAAAACACAATCACCAGTGGATGCTCCCTGACGGACAGCTGGCGCACACTCACGTAGGCCAGGGCTGTCATCAGGGCTCCCCCAAGTCCAATCAGCGCAGCCATGGCAGGGAGTCCTGCCACAGATTGCCCCATCCATTCGGGCTGAACCACCAGGATCACTCCAATCAGGCCCAGCACGATGGCCAGGCCAATGCGTTTGCGGATCGGTTCCTTGAGCAGAGCCCAGGCTGTGAGTGCCGTCAGCGTGGGATAGGTGTATTGGATCAGCGTCGCTGCCGCGAGGGGCAAGCTGGCCAGGGCCTGGAAGAAGAGCAGCAGCGCGATAGTGCCGAGCGCCCCGCGCACCAGGAGGAGTCCTTTCTGATGCCCCCAGGGCGAGACGTTCACCTGCGCGAGCATCGTCAGCGTGATCGCGATGCTGATCAGTGATCGGATCAACACAATCTCCGCCACGGGCAAACGGCCGCCGAGGTGCTTGACGCACACCGTCATCAAGCTGAAGGCCAGAGCTGCACCCAGCAGATAGGTGCAGGCTTTCCACTCATGGGGCGACTGCGTTCCGCGGATCGCTGCCAGCAGGCTCCGCATCAACAGGTCCGCAATCACTCCGACAACCTTGCCACCCGTCGGGTCGAACGGTTTTCAACAACGGATTTCTCGTCGCCAGCGCCAGGGTCTTCCACAATGGGCCAATGGTCAGTGCCCGTCTGCATCCCCGAACCATCGAGGCCGTCAAGGAGCGCGCCGACATCGTTGATGTGGTGGGTGAGCACGTTGTGCTCAAGAAGAAGGGCAGAGAGTTTGTTGGGATCTGCCCCTTCCACGACGACAGCAAGCCGTCGATGACGGTGTCGCCGGCGAAGCAGTTCTATTACTGCTTCTCTTGCGGTGCCGGCGGCAACTCCATCAAGTTTCTGATGGAGTTTCAGCGCCAGAGCTTCAGCGATGTGGTGCTGGATCTTGCCCGTCGTTATCAATTGCCTGTGGAGACCGTGGACGGTCCCCAGCAGGAGCGTCTGAAACAACAGCTGTCGCGTCGGGACACGTTGCATCGGGTGCTGGCGTTGGCGGCTGGTTGGTTTCGGAGCCAGCTGAAGGTTGCATCCGGTGCTGATGCGCTGCGTTACCTCCAAGACAAGCGTGGACTCAGTGACGCCACCCTTGAGCAGTTTGAACTGGGTTATGCGCCGGATCAGTGGGATGGTCTGCTGAAGCACCTCCAGCAGGTGGAGGGACTGGATCCTGGGCATCTCGAAGCTGCAGGCCTGGTGGTGCCCAGGAAAGGCGGCAATGGTTTCTATGACCGCTTCAGGCATCGGGTGATGGTGCCGATCAAAGATCGCCAGGGACGGGTGATCGGTTTCGGCGGTCGCAGCCTTGATGGCACCGAACCCAAATACCTCAACTCTCCGGAAACCGAGGTGTTTGAGAAGGGCAAGCACTTGTTCGGCCTTGATCGGGCGGCATCAGCAATCCGCAAGGACGACCGTGCCGTTGTGGTGGAGGGTTACTTCGATGTGATCGCCCTGCATGCTGCGGGCGTGACCAACGCCGTGGCGTCTCTGGGCACGGCCTTGAGCAGCCAGCAGATCACCCAGTTGTGCCGCTGCTGTGATGGCAAGCGCATCGTGCTGAACTTCGATGCTGATGGTGCCGGCGTTCGTGCTGCCAATCGCGCCATTGGCGAGGTGGAACAGCTGGCCCTTCAGGGACAGCTTGAGCTGCGGGTTCTTCACCTCCCTTCTGGAAAGGATCCCGATGAATTCCTCAAGGACCATGGAGCCGGTGACTACAGGGCCCTTCTGGACCAGGCACCGCTCTGGCTCGACTGGCAGATCGAGCAGGTGCTGGAGGGACGGGATCTCAGCAAGGCCGATCAGTTCCAACGCTCTGTTTCCGCCCTCGTGGAACTGCTGGGCAAGCTGCCTCAGTCGGCGATTCGCACCCATTACATCCAGCAGGTGTCCGAGCGCCTCAGCGGCGGTCAGGGGCGCTTGGCTCTTCAGCTGGAGGAGGACCTGCGTCAGCAGGTTCAGGGCCAGCGCTGGCATGGACGCTCAGCCCGTCATGAGAAATCCGGGGAAGCGAGTCAGCGAGAGCGTTGTGAAGCGGAGATCCTGCGCCTTTACCTGCATTGCCCCTCATACCGTGGCGCGATTCGGCAGGAGTTGCGCCGACGTGAACTCGAGGACT
Coding sequences within it:
- the dnaG gene encoding DNA primase, which translates into the protein MVSARLHPRTIEAVKERADIVDVVGEHVVLKKKGREFVGICPFHDDSKPSMTVSPAKQFYYCFSCGAGGNSIKFLMEFQRQSFSDVVLDLARRYQLPVETVDGPQQERLKQQLSRRDTLHRVLALAAGWFRSQLKVASGADALRYLQDKRGLSDATLEQFELGYAPDQWDGLLKHLQQVEGLDPGHLEAAGLVVPRKGGNGFYDRFRHRVMVPIKDRQGRVIGFGGRSLDGTEPKYLNSPETEVFEKGKHLFGLDRAASAIRKDDRAVVVEGYFDVIALHAAGVTNAVASLGTALSSQQITQLCRCCDGKRIVLNFDADGAGVRAANRAIGEVEQLALQGQLELRVLHLPSGKDPDEFLKDHGAGDYRALLDQAPLWLDWQIEQVLEGRDLSKADQFQRSVSALVELLGKLPQSAIRTHYIQQVSERLSGGQGRLALQLEEDLRQQVQGQRWHGRSARHEKSGEASQRERCEAEILRLYLHCPSYRGAIRQELRRRELEDFALQHHRLLWSCLTELEEGNLGSVRLESISRGEDRGDELADLDLPRLLTDQLLLENSTLVTRLTPLLEPGELQKVALSRPMEQLRGTAAMLERQKSHKRCRHLLEAWAGQRLQTLERCIAVLIDEEREQHQPQNVDMEQRIQAMFDDLNAEALRFQELYYSERRHILHLDQQRCAGYGDGIAPAASDASAMSA
- a CDS encoding DMT family transporter, giving the protein MRSLLAAIRGTQSPHEWKACTYLLGAALAFSLMTVCVKHLGGRLPVAEIVLIRSLISIAITLTMLAQVNVSPWGHQKGLLLVRGALGTIALLLFFQALASLPLAAATLIQYTYPTLTALTAWALLKEPIRKRIGLAIVLGLIGVILVVQPEWMGQSVAGLPAMAALIGLGGALMTALAYVSVRQLSVREHPLVIVFYFPLVSVPATLPLLVNRLVLPSGMDWVWLVGVGLLTQMGQIWLTQGLAALPAARATSINYVQVVFATLWGVLFFAEPITGTVIVGALCVLGATLISLSARQSMARG
- the ruvA gene encoding Holliday junction branch migration protein RuvA, with protein sequence MIGWLQGERIQSWEQGGRRGVVIACGGVGYEVQLTSRDQNQLVDGSGCTLWVHQVQRDDGSTLFGFCEQQERDLFRTLIGVNGVGPQMALALLDCCRVEELVAAIVDGDLKRLTQAQGVGKRTAERIAVELRDRLGAWAPLQEPSLSLVDRSDVKEVPLGEPCLKELQITLETLGYEDLEIRRAMRAVASGTEVPAEDDGDAWLRASLKWLSQSA
- a CDS encoding DNA polymerase III subunit alpha, yielding MAFVPLHNHSDYSLLDGASQLPQMVERAKALGMPALALTDHGVMYGAVELLKLCKGAGIKPIIGNEMYVINGSIDDPQPKKERRYHLVVLAKNAVGYRNLVKLTSISHLRGMRGRGIFSRACIDKHLLKQHSEGLIVATACLGGEIPQAIMRERPDVARDVARWYQEVFGEDFYLEIQDHGSPEDRIVNVEIVKIAHELGIQVVATNDAHYLTSNDVEAHDALLCVLTGKLISDEKRLRYTGTEYLKSEEEMGRLFADHLDPAVVQEAIANTVSVAEKVEEYDILGRYQMPRFPIPEGHTPVTYLREVTEQGLRDRLGLSSNDAIDETYADRLAHELQIMEQMGFPTYFLVVWDYIRFARDQGIPVGPGRGSAAGSLVAYALGITNIDPVSNGLLFERFLNPERKSMPDIDTDFCIERRGEVIDYVTRRYGEEKVAQIITFNRMTSKAVLKDVARVLDIPYGDADRLAKLIPVVRGKPAKLKAMIGDESPNPEFKEKYDKDPVVQRWVDMAMRIEGTNKTFGVHAAGVVIAADPLDELVPLQRNNDGQVITQYFMEDVESMGLLKMDFLGLKNLTMIDKTLELVAQSTGERIDPDQLPPQDQGTFDLLARGDLEGIFQLESTGMRQIVRDLKPSSLEDISSILALYRPGPLDAGLIPKFINRKHGREAIDFAHSTLEPILSETYGIMVYQEQIMRIAQDLAGYSLGEADLLRRAMGKKKVSEMQKHRGIFVKGASERGVDDKVADELFDQMVLFAEYCFNKSHSTAYGAVTYQTAYLKAHYPVAYMAALLTVNAGASDKVQRYISNCNAMGIEVMPPDVNASGTDFTPRDQRILFGLSAVRNLGDGAIRALIRSRDADGPFESLADLCDRVPSSVINRRSLESLIHCGAMDALEPEANRAQLIADLDLLLDWANSRARDRASGQGNLFDLMAGSADGDAEAPSDLSLAPKAAPVKDYHPSEKLKLEKDLVGFYLSDHPLKQLTPPARLLAPIGLAGLEEQADKAKVSAIAMVSEMRQVTTRKGDRMAVLQLEDLTGSCEAVVFPKSYARLADHLIAEARLLVWAAVDRRDERVQLIVDDCRAIDDLRLLMVELDADQASDVAVQHKLRECLQAYRPDQDELGVRVPVVAAVRRGSDVRYVRLGPQFCVRDVAAAQKHLLESSFRVSCSDPLLV
- a CDS encoding PAM68 family protein — protein: MAERRDPLPFEPRRSEPSPSVNQPIPKNVANRMARRVAIATGLPSLMGMGVFVGSYVLVSRGILDIPPGITLVTSGLFFLLGLVGLSFGVLSASWEPQPGTLLGIEHIKPNLQRLRSSIRAQKQS
- the rpsO gene encoding 30S ribosomal protein S15 produces the protein MSLDTTEKQELINAHQTHATDTGSAEVQVAMLTERISKLSSHLQQNIHDFSSRQGLLKMIGRRKRLLGYVRGKSEKRYSDLIAKLGIRG